A single Phragmites australis chromosome 4, lpPhrAust1.1, whole genome shotgun sequence DNA region contains:
- the LOC133914242 gene encoding protein kinase PINOID-like, with protein MADPASSPHTITITTAPASSSPSKAPNNAATVSEPPPSPYPDAADSSVSSASSSSQAERYSTFSIDSSSIATPSSSPPRPHRASDVAWAPIRGRAAAAPLGPRDFTLLRRVGAGDIGTVYLCRLESQAEGSPAACAYAMKVVDRRALAKKGKLCRAATEKRVLRRLDHPFLPTMFADFDAGQDFSCVVMEFCRGGDLHSLRHRMPGRRFPLASVRFYAAEVLLALEYLHMLGIVYRDLKPENVLIRADGHIMLTDFDLSLESTASPALEDGRNGAGDEDDNEVAVPKPTCLPIPELQLLRLRRWKRRAAPRAPRLRFVAEPVDARSSSFVGTHEYVAPEVARGGGHGAAVDWWAYGVFLYELLYGRTPFVGDTNEATLRNIVRRPLEFPASEPRGGGDAAERDLIGRLLDKDPRTRLGSRRGAADVKAHGFFKGLNFALLRSSAPPVVPPPAALHRCDKAADVQQLFDHF; from the coding sequence ATGGCCGATCCGGCCTCCTCTCCTCACACTATCACCATCACCACCGCACCCGCGTCGTCGTCACCGTCCAAGGCTCCAAACAACGCCGCCACCGTgtccgagccgccgccgtcgccctaCCCCGACGCCGCGGACTCCAGCGTCAGCTCCGCGAGCAGTAGCAGCCAGGCGGAGCGCTATTCAACGTTCTCCATCGACTCGTCGTCGATCGCGACGCCGTCTTCCTCCCCGCCGCGCCCGCACCGCGCGAGCGACGTGGCCTGGGCGCCCATCCGGGGCCGGGCCGCCGCTGCGCCGCTGGGACCGCGGGACTTCACGCTCCTCCGCCGAGTCGGCGCCGGGGACATCGGCACCGTCTACCTCTGCCGCCTCGAGAGCCAGGCCGAGGGGTCTCCCGCCGCGTGTGCGTACGCCATGAAGGTGGTGGACCGGCGCGCGCTCGCAAAGAAGGGCAAGCTGTGCCGCGCCGCCACCGAGAAGCGCGTCCTGCGCCGGCTCGACCACCCGTTCCTGCCCACCATGTTCGCCGACTTCGACGCCGGCCAGGACTTCTCCTGCGTCGTCATGGAGTTCTGCCGCGGCGGCGACCTCCACTCCCTCCGCCACCGCATGCCGGGTCGCCGCTTCCCGCTCGCCTCCGTACGGTTCTACGCCGCCGAGGTGCTCCTCGCGCTAGAGTACCTTCACATGCTGGGCATCGTATACCGTGACCTCAAGCCGGAGAACGTGCTCATACGGGCCGACGGCCACATCATGCTCACCGACTTCGATCTGTCGCTCGAGTCCACGGCGTCGCCGGCACTCGAGGACGGGAGAAACGGGGCCGGGGACGAGGACGACAATGAGGTGGCAGTGCCTAAGCCAACCTGCCTCCCCATTCCGGAGCTACAGCTCCTCCGGCTGAGGAGGTGGAAGCGCCGGGCCGCGCCGCGGGCGCCCCGGCTGCGGTTCGTGGCGGAGCCGGTGGACGCGCGGTCGAGCTCCTTCGTGGGCACGCACGAGTATGTGGCGCCCGAGGTGGCACGCGGCGGCGGGCACGGCGCAGCCGTGGACTGGTGGGCCTACGGCGTGTTCCTCTACGAGCTCCTCTACGGGCGCACCCCATTCGTTGGCGACACCAACGAGGCCACGCTCCGCAACATCGTGCGCCGCCCGCTCGAGTTCCCCGCGTCCGAGCCACGCGGGGGCGGGGACGCCGCGGAGCGCGACCTGATCGGGCGACTCCTGGACAAGGACCCGCGCACCCGGCTTGGGTCGCGGCGCGGCGCCGCGGACGTGAAGGCGCACGGCTTCTTCAAGGGCCTCAACTTCGCGCTGCTCCGGTCGTCGGCCCCGCCCGTcgtgccgccgccggccgcgctGCACCGGTGCGACAAGGCGGCCGACGTGCAGCAGCTGTTCGATCACTTCTGA
- the LOC133914640 gene encoding uncharacterized mitochondrial protein AtMg00820-like produces MRDAPRVDLDEDVEGEVMLIKMEEPSCYLEAVGQQVWEDAMAKEIESIEKNNIWTLTALSAGHKPIGLKWVYKLKKNSDGYVIKPKARLVAKGYVQRQGINFEEVFAPMARLDTVRVILAVAANRG; encoded by the coding sequence atgagagatgctccaagaGTGGATCTCGATGAAGATGTGGAAGGAGAGGTCATGCTCATAAAGATGGAGGAGCCGTCTTGCTACCTTGAGGCTGTTGGACAGCAGGTCTGGGAGGATGCTATGGCCAAGGAGAtcgagtccatagagaagaataaCATATGGACTCTCACAGCACTGTCAGCTGGTCACAAACCAATTGgactcaaatgggtttacaaactgaaaAAGAACTCAGATGGATATGTGATCAAGCCCAAGGCAAGGCTGGTCGCGAAGGGCTATGTGCAGCGGCAAGGAATcaattttgaagaagtgtttgcacCGATGGCTAGGCTGGACACCGTACGCGTCATCCTTGCTGTTGCAGCCAACCGAGGTTAG